One stretch of Alcaligenes faecalis DNA includes these proteins:
- the rpe gene encoding ribulose-phosphate 3-epimerase yields the protein MSQASSTRIAPSILSADFARLGEEVRNVIAAGADWVHCDIMDNHFVPNLTFGPMVCAALRPHTTAPIDVHLMVEPVDALIPEFAKAGANYISFHPEASRHVDRTLALIRDHGCKAGLVFNPATPLNWMDHLMDKLDLVLLMSVNPGFGGQAFIPSAMDKLRQARARIDAWTAEGGQPILLQIDGGVKVDNIGAIRAAGADTFVAGSAIFGQPDYAQVIRDMRAQIALAEQA from the coding sequence ATGTCCCAAGCCAGCTCCACACGTATCGCTCCCAGTATTTTATCGGCCGACTTCGCCCGCCTGGGTGAAGAAGTCCGCAATGTGATTGCCGCCGGAGCCGACTGGGTTCACTGCGACATCATGGACAACCACTTTGTACCGAACCTGACTTTCGGCCCCATGGTCTGTGCTGCGCTGCGCCCCCACACTACCGCTCCCATCGACGTACACCTGATGGTAGAGCCCGTGGACGCGCTGATCCCCGAATTTGCCAAAGCCGGTGCCAATTACATCAGTTTTCACCCCGAAGCCTCGCGCCACGTGGATCGCACCCTGGCGCTGATCCGTGACCACGGCTGTAAGGCCGGCCTGGTGTTCAACCCGGCCACCCCGCTGAACTGGATGGATCACTTGATGGACAAGCTGGATCTGGTCTTGCTGATGTCCGTTAACCCCGGCTTTGGTGGTCAGGCCTTCATCCCCAGCGCCATGGACAAGCTGCGCCAGGCCCGTGCCCGCATTGATGCCTGGACCGCAGAAGGTGGCCAGCCCATCCTGCTTCAAATCGACGGTGGCGTGAAAGTGGACAATATCGGCGCCATTCGCGCTGCTGGTGCTGACACCTTTGTGGCCGGTTCGGCTATTTTTGGTCAGCCCGACTACGCTCAGGTCATCCGCGACATGCGCGCGCAAATCGCGCTGGCAGAGCAGGCCTAA
- the apaG gene encoding Co2+/Mg2+ efflux protein ApaG, with translation MKPDDIEVQITPQYLPEQSEPDSNQYVFAYTVRITNNGQQTAQIISRHWIITDDNQQVQEVRGLGVVGQQPVLAPGETFEYTSGCPLNTPFGTMRGSYQCVGENGVPFEVAIQEFILSSPRTLH, from the coding sequence ATGAAGCCTGACGATATTGAGGTGCAGATCACGCCCCAGTACCTGCCTGAGCAATCCGAACCCGATAGCAATCAATACGTTTTTGCCTATACCGTACGGATTACCAACAATGGACAGCAGACGGCCCAGATTATCAGTCGTCACTGGATCATTACGGACGACAATCAGCAGGTTCAGGAAGTGCGCGGCCTGGGTGTTGTGGGACAACAGCCAGTGCTGGCTCCGGGCGAGACCTTCGAGTACACCAGTGGCTGCCCCCTGAACACGCCGTTTGGCACCATGCGCGGCAGCTATCAATGTGTTGGTGAAAATGGTGTGCCCTTTGAGGTCGCCATTCAGGAGTTCATCCTTTCCTCCCCCCGTACCTTGCACTAA
- a CDS encoding murein transglycosylase A — protein MKIIYCVPAVLLALSACSTVPVDQGSSSTAPGTAEGGPDIALQPLRVPSLSALPETPARALAGRYQAVNWSTLPGWQADSLDHVWKGFINNCKGLMRPVSGSLAMPARANPRAWQPVCQAAASAGLNAETKDTAAVRNFLQEQLQPWRLLTGDGAVAQNTVTGYYEPLLKASRTRSSGYQWPLFAAPDDLLTIDLGSLYPELAGKRIRGKQVGKRIVPYDTREQIVSKQDRQPPVIVYAEDPVEGFFLQIQGSGRAVLPDGSAVRLAYADHNGRPYASVGQWLAKQGEMPLAQTSMQNIKAWAKRNPHRVQEMMNVNTAMVFFREEAIVDQDLGPKGAYGIPLIGLRSVAIDPTYVPLGTPVYLATSQPATNQPLQRLVFAQDTGAAIKGAARTDLYWGTGDQAGAQAGRMKQQGQMWLLWPRQAGAPSAR, from the coding sequence ATGAAGATAATTTATTGCGTGCCAGCCGTATTGCTGGCATTAAGTGCCTGTTCCACTGTTCCTGTGGATCAGGGTTCTTCGTCAACGGCTCCGGGTACAGCAGAAGGCGGTCCTGATATCGCTCTGCAGCCTTTGCGCGTGCCGTCCCTGTCGGCACTGCCGGAAACCCCGGCGCGTGCGCTGGCGGGTCGTTATCAGGCCGTGAACTGGTCCACTTTGCCGGGCTGGCAGGCTGATTCGCTGGACCATGTCTGGAAAGGGTTTATCAATAACTGCAAGGGCCTGATGCGTCCGGTCAGCGGTTCGCTGGCCATGCCGGCACGTGCCAATCCCCGTGCCTGGCAACCCGTGTGTCAGGCTGCAGCGTCCGCAGGTCTGAACGCTGAGACCAAAGATACGGCGGCCGTGCGCAATTTCCTGCAGGAGCAGTTGCAGCCCTGGCGTTTGCTGACCGGCGATGGCGCGGTGGCTCAAAACACCGTCACTGGCTATTACGAACCACTGTTGAAAGCCTCGCGTACACGCAGCTCCGGTTATCAGTGGCCGTTGTTCGCCGCACCGGATGATTTGTTGACGATTGATCTGGGCAGCTTGTATCCCGAACTGGCTGGCAAGCGTATTCGCGGCAAGCAAGTGGGCAAACGTATCGTGCCTTACGACACACGCGAGCAGATCGTGTCCAAGCAGGATCGTCAGCCACCCGTGATTGTTTATGCAGAAGATCCGGTAGAAGGTTTCTTCTTGCAGATTCAAGGCTCGGGCCGTGCTGTATTGCCCGATGGCAGCGCCGTACGTCTGGCCTATGCCGACCATAACGGCCGTCCTTATGCTTCGGTAGGTCAATGGCTGGCCAAGCAGGGCGAGATGCCTTTGGCACAAACCTCCATGCAAAACATCAAGGCCTGGGCCAAGCGCAATCCGCATCGCGTTCAGGAAATGATGAATGTAAATACCGCCATGGTGTTCTTCCGTGAAGAGGCCATTGTGGATCAGGACCTGGGCCCTAAAGGTGCCTATGGCATTCCCTTGATTGGCCTGCGTTCCGTTGCTATTGATCCCACTTACGTACCTTTGGGTACGCCTGTGTATCTGGCCACCTCGCAGCCTGCGACGAACCAGCCTTTGCAGCGACTGGTCTTTGCTCAGGACACAGGCGCGGCGATTAAAGGTGCCGCTCGTACCGACTTGTACTGGGGCACGGGCGATCAGGCAGGCGCACAGGCAGGGCGCATGAAGCAGCAAGGTCAAATGTGGCTGCTGTGGCCACGTCAGGCAGGAGCACCGAGCGCACGATGA
- a CDS encoding FAD-dependent monooxygenase, translating into MKKERIVVCGGALAGMASALGLRKAGFDVSILSPAYKPMELAAGQYHPRVYAVSVASQRFLAQLGAWNLMSAQRISPVQAMEVHGDGGGCLNLHAWQDAQDYLAWIVESGQMEQALYQALQVFGVPWIEDRFERLEGNTIVTAGQKRISADLFVGADGARSGLRSAAGIEHHGREYGDAGLVAHFNVERPHQQVALQWFTGDSILALLPMPDVDGRAQVSMVWSVPQAQADKVLAMPSEEQAQYLQNSLFSLSNGRLGQLSLRSPVHGFPLTFERSGLVSPGVALVGDAAHRVHPLAGQGLNLGLGDIEALIKVLSERGPHYSVGDMRVLNRYKRARAEPIAAMRAATDGLYRLFAAPGAPASMLRNAGMQVVDRLPWVKRRLIAHAAGISPGALLF; encoded by the coding sequence ATGAAGAAAGAACGAATTGTGGTGTGTGGCGGGGCCTTGGCCGGTATGGCCAGTGCCCTGGGTTTACGCAAGGCCGGGTTTGATGTCAGTATCCTGTCCCCCGCCTACAAGCCTATGGAGCTGGCGGCGGGGCAGTATCACCCCCGTGTCTATGCTGTCTCGGTCGCCAGCCAGCGTTTTTTGGCGCAGCTGGGTGCCTGGAACTTGATGTCGGCCCAGCGTATTTCGCCGGTGCAGGCCATGGAAGTCCATGGTGATGGCGGTGGTTGTCTGAATCTGCATGCCTGGCAGGATGCGCAGGACTATCTGGCCTGGATTGTCGAGTCCGGTCAGATGGAACAAGCTCTGTATCAAGCGCTGCAAGTGTTTGGTGTGCCTTGGATTGAAGATCGCTTTGAGCGCCTGGAAGGCAATACCATCGTTACCGCCGGACAAAAGCGCATCAGCGCCGATTTGTTCGTGGGGGCGGATGGTGCCCGTTCTGGCCTGCGCTCTGCTGCCGGCATTGAACATCATGGTCGTGAATACGGGGATGCCGGCCTGGTGGCCCATTTCAACGTAGAACGCCCGCACCAGCAAGTCGCCCTGCAGTGGTTTACAGGCGATTCGATTCTGGCCCTGTTGCCTATGCCGGATGTGGATGGCAGAGCGCAAGTCTCCATGGTCTGGTCCGTGCCGCAAGCACAGGCAGACAAGGTGCTGGCCATGCCTTCAGAGGAGCAGGCGCAGTATCTGCAAAACAGCCTGTTTTCCTTGTCCAATGGCCGTTTGGGGCAGCTCAGCTTGCGTAGCCCTGTACACGGTTTCCCTCTGACCTTTGAACGCAGCGGCCTGGTGTCGCCCGGCGTGGCGCTGGTGGGGGATGCGGCGCATCGCGTTCATCCTTTGGCCGGTCAGGGTTTGAATCTGGGTCTGGGCGATATCGAAGCCCTGATCAAGGTCTTGTCCGAGCGCGGCCCGCATTATTCGGTCGGTGATATGCGCGTGCTCAATCGCTACAAGCGCGCTCGCGCTGAACCGATTGCGGCCATGCGGGCAGCTACGGATGGCTTGTACCGTCTGTTCGCGGCACCGGGAGCACCGGCTTCCATGCTGCGTAATGCCGGCATGCAAGTGGTGGACCGCCTGCCCTGGGTGAAACGCCGCCTGATTGCGCATGCTGCCGGAATCAGCCCCGGCGCGCTCTTGTTCTAA
- a CDS encoding DsbC family protein, protein MMLHLRSVLALALLSLCGLAQAASPAKVDTRFEPTRQAFEAAFPGVTVDGIRATPFPNLLEVEVGGTLLYTDPQASFVMQGSLLDSKTRVDLTEQRMQELNRVSLNDLPLDKAIKLVKGDGSRQMVVFEDPNCGYCKRLHTTLQEIDNVTVYSLMFPILGPDSRRKAEDIWCAQNPAKTLSDWMGGGARPEKASCEHPLDQLLAVGQKLRVQGTPAIYFADGSRADGWLPAAQLQSRLDAAAQ, encoded by the coding sequence ATGATGTTGCACCTTCGTTCTGTATTGGCTCTGGCGCTGTTGTCGCTGTGTGGCCTGGCTCAGGCAGCCAGCCCCGCCAAAGTAGACACTCGTTTCGAACCCACACGCCAGGCTTTTGAAGCCGCCTTCCCCGGTGTAACGGTGGATGGCATTCGCGCCACGCCGTTCCCCAATTTGCTGGAAGTGGAAGTGGGTGGCACCTTGCTCTATACCGACCCGCAGGCCAGCTTCGTGATGCAAGGTTCTTTGCTGGATAGTAAAACCCGTGTTGATCTGACCGAGCAGCGCATGCAGGAACTCAATCGCGTGTCGCTGAATGACTTGCCGCTGGATAAGGCCATCAAGCTGGTAAAAGGCGACGGTAGCCGTCAAATGGTGGTTTTTGAAGATCCCAATTGCGGCTATTGCAAACGTCTGCATACAACTTTGCAGGAGATCGACAATGTTACGGTTTATAGCCTGATGTTTCCCATCCTGGGACCGGACAGCCGCCGCAAAGCCGAGGACATTTGGTGTGCCCAAAACCCCGCTAAAACCTTGAGTGATTGGATGGGGGGCGGAGCGCGACCCGAGAAAGCCTCGTGTGAGCATCCATTGGATCAGTTATTGGCAGTAGGACAAAAACTGCGCGTTCAAGGCACCCCGGCCATTTACTTTGCCGATGGCAGCCGCGCTGATGGCTGGCTGCCTGCTGCCCAGTTGCAGTCTCGTCTGGACGCTGCCGCCCAGTAA
- a CDS encoding EAL domain-containing protein, producing MEHARCVLIVLEEGEGLHYWLEQLRVFGTKTSVVRSLEKVAEARLSQADLLLFPVETGYVPLMVAKLRNDFGSLGIVAVQSGLSASARVQLLLTGADACLALDVQVPELMAWCHAVRRRNVYAAVGAAQAIEEVQDHSGQQEWILRDKGWTLVAPNGVGLELTHSERQLMDAFIRHADARFSREDLMRDKGLAASDSRAVDSLISRLRRKASQAGVALPIKSVHGWGYTFTGKLIAQQEPQDTEIMEFYAPRDDQEASQPTPLELLRALETLDVLDPHASEALSFSYQLRVATSTGQYSGVDAQVFWTSPTGLRLSSDLVLRHMPDSIHRQALCEWMLRTLMADVRRWWQEYSLRASHIGLKLPIDMLLPMYKRMPSMLRQFELQPCCVELDLFSDEELEETPELIQALQFLKEQDIQVWLTSPDIENTKLNRLRGWPISGVKLEAEVIQRACREPTFKALLETACHLLSEQGFELVIKGVDNLEQRDLALNLELGHYQGRLTSELMSEDGFLLTLASSEPSFGQGHDASRRLSGSVL from the coding sequence ATGGAACATGCACGCTGCGTGTTGATTGTTTTGGAAGAAGGCGAAGGCTTGCACTACTGGCTGGAGCAACTGCGGGTTTTCGGTACCAAGACAAGCGTTGTCAGATCCCTGGAGAAGGTCGCGGAGGCGCGTCTGAGCCAGGCTGATCTGCTGCTGTTTCCTGTCGAGACGGGCTACGTGCCTTTGATGGTGGCCAAGTTGCGCAATGACTTTGGTTCCCTGGGTATCGTGGCCGTTCAGTCCGGCCTGTCTGCCAGCGCCCGTGTGCAGCTGCTGCTGACGGGGGCGGACGCGTGTCTGGCACTGGATGTGCAAGTGCCCGAGCTGATGGCCTGGTGCCATGCTGTGCGTCGCCGGAATGTTTATGCTGCCGTGGGTGCCGCCCAGGCGATAGAAGAGGTTCAGGACCATAGCGGCCAGCAGGAATGGATCTTGCGCGACAAGGGCTGGACGCTGGTGGCTCCCAATGGGGTAGGCCTGGAGCTGACCCATAGCGAGCGTCAATTGATGGACGCCTTTATTCGCCATGCGGATGCCCGTTTCAGCCGTGAAGACCTGATGCGCGACAAGGGACTGGCTGCCAGCGACAGCCGCGCCGTGGATTCCCTGATCAGCCGTTTGCGCCGCAAGGCCAGCCAGGCTGGTGTGGCCTTGCCGATCAAATCGGTGCACGGCTGGGGCTATACCTTTACGGGCAAATTGATCGCCCAGCAAGAGCCACAAGACACGGAAATCATGGAGTTTTACGCGCCGCGTGACGATCAGGAGGCATCCCAGCCCACGCCGCTGGAACTCTTGCGTGCTTTGGAAACGCTGGATGTGCTGGACCCCCATGCCAGCGAAGCGCTGTCTTTCTCTTATCAGTTGCGGGTGGCGACCAGCACAGGTCAATACAGTGGTGTGGATGCTCAGGTGTTCTGGACCTCGCCCACAGGCTTGCGTTTGTCCTCGGACCTGGTGCTGCGCCATATGCCGGACTCGATCCACCGTCAGGCTTTGTGTGAATGGATGCTGCGCACCCTGATGGCTGACGTGCGTCGCTGGTGGCAGGAGTATTCGCTGCGTGCCAGCCATATCGGCCTGAAGTTGCCCATTGATATGCTGCTGCCTATGTACAAGCGCATGCCCAGCATGTTGCGTCAGTTCGAGCTGCAGCCTTGTTGTGTGGAGCTGGACTTGTTCAGCGACGAGGAGTTGGAAGAAACGCCGGAATTGATCCAGGCTTTGCAATTCCTGAAAGAGCAGGACATTCAGGTCTGGCTGACCAGTCCTGATATTGAAAACACCAAGCTCAACCGTTTGCGTGGCTGGCCGATCAGCGGGGTCAAGCTGGAAGCCGAGGTGATTCAACGAGCCTGCCGTGAACCAACGTTCAAGGCTTTGCTGGAAACCGCGTGCCATTTGCTGAGCGAGCAGGGCTTTGAACTGGTCATCAAAGGCGTGGATAACCTGGAACAGCGTGATCTGGCACTGAATCTGGAACTGGGTCACTACCAGGGGCGTCTGACCTCGGAATTGATGTCCGAAGACGGCTTCCTGCTGACTTTGGCCAGTAGCGAACCCTCTTTTGGCCAAGGCCATGACGCATCCCGACGCCTGAGCGGTAGTGTTTTGTAA
- a CDS encoding methyl-accepting chemotaxis protein, which translates to MMRLGLKQKLWLPLILCLMALVAVFAFVNYQLYQAQMEERRTSLQHIVNIAANITQDYQQLVSKGVLSKEEAQKQALQRISSIRFGQEGYVSVLSTDVVSIMNPSRPELDGQDVSAVVDSNGVHPFAEMSRIGRNGGEGFLEYHWPKLSDKSNAPKLAFGKGVTQWDWVLTSGVYIDNIQARFLNNLLSSSIVFILIVLLVSTVTVFLARQIFAELGAEPKILHGAAQAIANGDLRVAHSLRSIPDNSVMASIEQMRLKLNEVMRTLQHSSGVIADDTSQLSVGNLELSSRTTQQAAALQETASAMEEMTGTVRMSEENAMRAEEVSSQVQKTAQHGGQMVSELVDRMGAIRDTSGKVADITTVINSIAFQTNILALNAAVEAARAGEQGRGFAVVAGEVRALAQRTTASAQEIAQLVEASSNSTREGVQLMGQVGEVIDEMVTGSSQVMTIVHEIAASTREQTIGIEQINVAVGQLDSATQQNAEMVNQVAHTSSELQDQVQELDRLIQAFRLG; encoded by the coding sequence ATGATGCGTTTGGGCTTGAAACAGAAGTTGTGGTTGCCATTGATCTTGTGCTTGATGGCTTTGGTGGCGGTTTTTGCGTTTGTGAACTATCAGCTCTATCAGGCACAGATGGAAGAGCGAAGAACCAGTTTGCAGCACATCGTCAATATTGCAGCGAACATTACGCAGGACTACCAGCAACTGGTCAGCAAAGGCGTTCTCAGCAAGGAAGAGGCGCAAAAGCAGGCGCTGCAACGCATCAGCAGTATCCGTTTTGGACAGGAAGGCTACGTGTCGGTGTTATCGACCGATGTGGTGTCCATCATGAATCCCAGCCGACCGGAGCTGGACGGTCAGGACGTCAGTGCCGTGGTCGATAGCAATGGGGTGCATCCTTTTGCCGAGATGAGCCGCATCGGCCGCAATGGCGGTGAAGGCTTTCTGGAGTATCACTGGCCCAAGCTCAGCGACAAGAGCAATGCGCCCAAACTGGCCTTTGGTAAGGGGGTGACGCAGTGGGATTGGGTGCTGACCTCGGGCGTGTATATCGACAATATCCAGGCGCGTTTCCTGAACAATCTGCTCAGCTCTTCGATCGTGTTCATTCTGATCGTGCTGCTGGTATCGACCGTCACCGTGTTCTTGGCGCGCCAGATCTTTGCCGAGCTGGGCGCTGAACCCAAGATTTTGCATGGAGCGGCCCAGGCCATTGCTAATGGCGATTTGCGTGTGGCACATTCCTTGCGTTCGATTCCGGACAATAGCGTGATGGCGTCCATCGAGCAGATGCGCCTGAAGCTGAACGAGGTCATGCGCACGCTGCAACACAGCAGTGGCGTGATTGCGGACGATACCTCGCAGCTGTCTGTGGGCAATCTGGAGCTGTCCAGCCGCACGACTCAGCAGGCGGCGGCCTTGCAGGAAACAGCATCGGCCATGGAAGAGATGACCGGTACGGTGCGCATGAGCGAAGAAAACGCCATGCGGGCTGAGGAAGTCTCCAGCCAGGTGCAGAAAACCGCTCAGCACGGTGGCCAGATGGTCAGCGAGCTGGTGGACCGCATGGGCGCGATTCGTGACACCAGCGGCAAGGTGGCGGACATCACCACGGTGATTAACTCGATTGCCTTCCAGACGAATATTCTGGCCTTGAACGCCGCTGTGGAAGCCGCGCGAGCCGGTGAACAAGGTCGAGGTTTTGCGGTGGTGGCCGGTGAAGTGCGTGCCTTGGCGCAGCGTACGACCGCTTCTGCCCAGGAGATTGCTCAATTGGTGGAGGCGTCCTCCAACAGCACCCGCGAAGGGGTGCAGTTGATGGGGCAGGTGGGTGAGGTCATTGATGAGATGGTCACCGGCAGCTCGCAAGTGATGACGATTGTTCACGAGATTGCGGCTTCTACTCGCGAGCAAACCATTGGTATCGAGCAAATCAATGTGGCTGTGGGTCAGCTGGATTCGGCCACTCAGCAAAACGCGGAGATGGTGAACCAGGTGGCGCACACCTCCAGCGAGTTGCAAGACCAGGTACAAGAGCTGGATCGTTTGATTCAGGCTTTCCGTCTGGGGTGA
- a CDS encoding alpha/beta hydrolase, translating to MLRAPVVAVLMVGMVGSAWAATLPSAQGEVQAHEHHERILSLQQNDLVQGSWQHSGDVALELFGPDGKAIRHWADAPERGGPFGFIASTAGEYRLRVLGQGEYQWQVKSVTAPQTPAQAEPLQGDVIRQWSMRLRAGEPSRGFWDYVQRVGSPLVERYSNTHDRVTFVWRGAQNEVRLHGGPFSYTDRMHRLGESDIWYITYDLPRDARFAYRMAPDVPYVGQNLAREVLRAALQRDPHNSQVLPENSKDLFDGESVLRLTQAPAEVVSLEPQQLGQGQWRTERLPSEALGVERQVQIYQPAGTRAQEIDHTLILFDGRDYRDLARAPAMLDTLIAQGRVEPMWLVLVDNPGMAERARELPPNEAYIKFLDKELMPWLNAQGVQSTADKTAIGGSSYGGLAAMNAAWRLPQWFGNVLSMSGSFWWAPTGDARGQWLTRQMADSPAVPVKVYMSAGVFESSGSSRDVSLVQANRHLDDVLRARGYDVRYVESATAHDFVAWRDALALGLEHLFGIEQVEEPVQEKK from the coding sequence ATGTTGCGCGCACCTGTTGTTGCTGTATTGATGGTGGGAATGGTTGGGTCGGCTTGGGCGGCTACGCTGCCTTCGGCTCAAGGTGAAGTTCAGGCGCACGAACATCATGAACGAATACTGAGCTTGCAACAGAATGATCTGGTGCAAGGCAGTTGGCAGCACAGTGGTGATGTGGCGCTGGAGTTATTCGGCCCCGATGGCAAGGCGATTCGTCATTGGGCGGATGCACCGGAGCGGGGCGGTCCTTTTGGCTTTATTGCCAGCACGGCGGGCGAGTATCGTTTGCGTGTGCTGGGGCAGGGCGAGTATCAGTGGCAGGTCAAATCGGTCACGGCTCCCCAAACGCCGGCTCAGGCCGAACCTTTGCAAGGTGATGTGATCCGTCAGTGGAGCATGCGGTTGCGCGCTGGCGAGCCATCTCGCGGTTTTTGGGATTATGTGCAGCGTGTGGGTTCTCCTTTGGTGGAGCGCTACAGCAATACGCATGATCGCGTCACGTTTGTCTGGCGCGGTGCCCAGAACGAGGTGCGTCTGCACGGCGGGCCTTTCTCTTATACCGATCGCATGCATCGCTTGGGCGAGTCGGATATCTGGTACATCACCTACGATTTGCCGCGTGATGCCCGTTTTGCTTATCGCATGGCACCGGATGTGCCTTATGTAGGTCAGAACCTGGCGCGTGAAGTGCTGCGGGCGGCTTTGCAGCGCGATCCTCATAATTCCCAGGTTTTGCCGGAAAACAGCAAGGATCTGTTTGATGGTGAGTCGGTCTTGCGTTTGACGCAGGCTCCGGCCGAGGTGGTGAGCCTGGAGCCGCAGCAGTTGGGGCAGGGACAATGGCGTACGGAACGCTTGCCCAGCGAGGCCTTGGGTGTGGAGCGGCAGGTGCAGATTTATCAGCCTGCTGGCACTCGGGCCCAGGAAATTGATCACACTTTGATTTTGTTCGATGGTCGTGACTATCGGGATTTGGCGCGCGCGCCTGCCATGTTGGACACTTTGATTGCGCAGGGGCGTGTGGAGCCTATGTGGCTGGTCCTGGTGGACAATCCGGGCATGGCGGAACGGGCACGGGAATTGCCGCCGAATGAGGCTTACATCAAGTTTCTGGACAAGGAGCTGATGCCTTGGTTGAATGCCCAGGGTGTGCAGTCGACGGCGGACAAGACGGCGATTGGTGGCTCCAGTTATGGTGGTTTGGCCGCCATGAATGCTGCGTGGCGTTTGCCGCAGTGGTTTGGCAATGTCCTGAGCATGTCGGGGTCGTTCTGGTGGGCTCCGACGGGTGATGCTCGTGGGCAGTGGCTGACGCGCCAGATGGCGGATTCGCCTGCTGTGCCAGTGAAGGTTTATATGAGCGCGGGGGTGTTCGAGTCTTCAGGCTCCAGCCGGGATGTCAGCCTGGTGCAGGCTAATCGTCATCTGGATGATGTGCTGCGGGCACGGGGGTATGACGTGCGTTACGTGGAAAGCGCGACGGCGCATGATTTTGTGGCTTGGAGGGATGCTTTGGCTTTGGGGCTGGAGCATTTGTTTGGGATTGAGCAGGTTGAAGAGCCTGTTCAGGAGAAGAAGTAG
- a CDS encoding 2,3-dihydro-2,3-dihydroxybenzoate dehydrogenase, with product MSTNTQEFAGECVAVTGAARGIGAAVTKLLLERGARVIALDLDVEGLTQLSQSSYSERVSCHLVDISQADAVDAALAQGQEKLGPIQRLACVAGVLQMGRITELSNEQWDRTFAINTTGVFNVCRNVAKGMIERKQGAIVNVSSNSAATPRIAMGAYAASKAAVTQLSRCLGLELAPHGIRVNVISPGSTDTPMQQAMWAQGSSRETVIAGSGENYRLGIPLQKIATPEEIAEAVLFLLSDRASHITLSDLRVDGGATLDQG from the coding sequence ATGAGCACTAACACACAAGAATTTGCAGGCGAATGCGTCGCCGTCACGGGCGCCGCCCGTGGCATTGGCGCTGCCGTGACCAAACTGCTGCTGGAGCGAGGCGCACGCGTCATCGCCCTGGACCTGGACGTAGAAGGCCTGACCCAACTGAGCCAGTCCAGCTACAGCGAGCGCGTCTCCTGCCACCTGGTCGACATCAGCCAGGCCGATGCCGTCGATGCAGCGCTGGCCCAAGGCCAGGAAAAACTGGGGCCCATCCAGCGCCTGGCCTGTGTGGCGGGCGTCCTGCAAATGGGCCGCATCACCGAGCTGAGCAACGAACAATGGGATCGCACCTTTGCCATCAACACCACCGGCGTCTTTAACGTCTGCCGCAACGTGGCCAAAGGCATGATCGAGCGCAAACAAGGCGCCATCGTCAACGTCAGCTCCAACTCCGCCGCCACCCCACGCATCGCCATGGGCGCCTACGCCGCCTCCAAAGCTGCCGTCACCCAACTGAGCCGCTGCCTGGGCCTGGAACTGGCCCCACACGGCATCCGGGTGAACGTCATCTCCCCCGGCTCCACCGACACCCCCATGCAACAAGCCATGTGGGCACAAGGCAGCTCACGCGAAACCGTCATCGCGGGCTCCGGCGAAAACTACCGCCTGGGCATCCCCCTGCAAAAAATCGCCACCCCCGAAGAAATCGCGGAAGCCGTCCTGTTCCTGCTCTCGGACCGCGCCAGCCACATCACCCTGTCCGACCTGCGCGTGGACGGCGGTGCCACACTGGACCAAGGCTAA